The Solibacillus daqui genome has a segment encoding these proteins:
- a CDS encoding flavin monoamine oxidase family protein produces MLKQVIIIGAGLAGLSAAKKLKEQNIPFVLLEAAERVGGKIDSITYDNGIYFELGPQFFNNDMHAFNQLLSVANIPVVETALDSNSIEVDDYRRLDVTPIIQKLHTIEKTSLSEDIPLQTLYEKVITNEQDRRIIESYFCEILNIHPSQASAIASLESSNRYLSEQNDLLLQGAKPFKELTQYLASLFQEELFTNHLVNAIHKVNDYYEVHTTKQVFYAQAVIIAVPPTIACQIQFSESLKTHFMPALQSYVDGAIIKITWLYPQKFWQDKQPLNGVIYTSVPGVSVVDSSKKQEDARLTMFIGAEAAHEFATLNTQTRLQQATALLKQYFGEIAHSYTNVQESIWVNHPYCGGGYSAKVKFDGLIDAPKILRTPHENIVFASSEVALKFPNFMEGAIQAGYNAVDKLKFKK; encoded by the coding sequence ATGCTCAAACAAGTAATTATTATCGGTGCTGGTTTAGCAGGCTTAAGTGCTGCTAAGAAATTGAAAGAACAAAATATTCCATTTGTATTATTAGAGGCAGCTGAACGCGTTGGGGGGAAAATCGATTCCATCACATATGATAATGGAATTTATTTCGAGTTAGGTCCTCAATTTTTTAATAATGATATGCATGCCTTCAACCAGTTATTAAGCGTAGCTAATATTCCCGTTGTGGAAACAGCACTAGACAGCAATTCAATAGAAGTGGACGATTATCGTAGACTGGACGTAACTCCGATTATCCAAAAACTCCACACTATTGAAAAAACCAGTTTATCTGAGGATATTCCCTTACAAACTTTATATGAAAAGGTTATAACGAATGAACAGGACCGTCGTATTATTGAAAGTTATTTTTGTGAAATTTTAAATATCCACCCTTCACAAGCAAGTGCAATTGCGTCACTCGAAAGTAGTAACCGTTATTTATCTGAGCAAAATGATTTACTACTTCAAGGGGCAAAGCCATTTAAAGAGCTAACTCAATATCTCGCTTCCCTATTTCAAGAGGAGCTTTTCACGAATCATCTCGTTAATGCTATTCACAAGGTGAATGATTATTATGAAGTTCATACGACAAAGCAAGTATTTTATGCGCAAGCAGTTATTATTGCGGTACCCCCAACGATTGCTTGTCAAATTCAATTTAGCGAATCATTGAAAACACACTTTATGCCAGCTCTTCAAAGCTATGTGGATGGTGCAATTATTAAAATAACATGGCTTTATCCTCAAAAGTTTTGGCAGGATAAACAGCCACTTAATGGGGTTATTTATACTAGTGTCCCTGGTGTCTCAGTGGTGGATTCATCAAAAAAACAGGAGGATGCGCGGTTAACAATGTTCATCGGAGCAGAGGCCGCACATGAATTCGCTACCCTCAATACACAGACTCGCCTACAACAAGCGACTGCATTACTAAAGCAATATTTTGGAGAAATCGCGCATAGCTACACTAACGTTCAGGAAAGTATTTGGGTGAATCACCCTTATTGTGGTGGCGGATATAGTGCAAAAGTAAAATTTGATGGACTTATTGATGCGCCTAAAATTTTGAGGACACCGCATGAAAATATTGTTTTTGCTAGTAGCGAAGTAGCGCTTAAATTCCCCAACTTTATGGAAGGTGCTATTCAAGCAGGATACAATGCTGTGGACAAGTTAAAATTTAAAAAATAA
- a CDS encoding multicopper oxidase domain-containing protein: MSEESNLSRRDVLKLGTAGALGLAGSYFLNNLAPFSTSVKAQSHRPNHSKMNHNQMVGNMTKTSGYKMAEKLLTTFDYGKVSKLPTGQTLREYEIVAIDKEIEIAEGIKFPGWTYNGTIPGPTFRCTEGDLLRFHFINQGSHPHSVHFHGIHPPEMDGLVPISPGQKFTYEFEAKPYGMQIYHCHILPLARHIHKGLYGNFIIDPKTPREPALELNMVMNGFDLDLDGENDFYTVNGYAFAFMNYPIKVKKDQLVRIYLSNLTEFDLLNSFHLHANYFTYYPTGRNDNPSQFTDTIMQCQGERGILEMRFPYKGKYMFHAHVSEFAELGWMGFFEAE, translated from the coding sequence ATGAGTGAGGAAAGCAATCTGTCAAGACGTGACGTCTTAAAGTTGGGAACTGCTGGTGCTTTGGGTTTGGCGGGAAGTTATTTTTTAAATAATCTAGCTCCTTTTAGTACTTCCGTTAAAGCACAATCGCATAGACCAAATCACAGTAAGATGAATCATAATCAAATGGTTGGGAATATGACAAAAACTTCAGGTTATAAAATGGCTGAAAAATTACTAACTACATTTGATTATGGAAAAGTAAGTAAGTTACCTACTGGGCAAACGCTTCGTGAATATGAAATTGTGGCTATAGATAAAGAGATTGAAATTGCAGAAGGAATTAAATTTCCAGGTTGGACTTATAACGGAACCATTCCAGGACCTACATTTCGTTGTACTGAGGGGGACTTACTTCGTTTTCATTTTATAAATCAAGGAAGCCATCCTCACTCTGTTCATTTTCATGGTATTCATCCACCAGAAATGGATGGTCTTGTACCGATTTCACCTGGCCAAAAATTTACTTATGAGTTTGAAGCTAAGCCGTATGGAATGCAGATATATCATTGTCATATATTACCACTTGCTCGCCACATTCATAAGGGATTGTATGGAAACTTTATTATTGATCCAAAAACACCAAGGGAACCAGCGTTAGAATTAAATATGGTGATGAATGGGTTTGACTTGGATTTAGATGGCGAAAACGATTTTTATACGGTTAATGGATATGCATTCGCATTCATGAATTATCCTATTAAAGTTAAAAAAGACCAATTAGTCCGTATTTATCTAAGTAATTTAACGGAATTTGATTTGTTGAACTCTTTCCATCTTCACGCCAACTATTTTACGTATTATCCTACAGGAAGAAATGATAATCCTTCTCAATTTACTGATACGATAATGCAATGTCAGGGAGAGCGTGGAATCCTTGAAATGAGATTCCCTTATAAGGGAAAATACATGTTCCACGCCCATGTTAGTGAATTTGCTGAATTGGGATGGATGGGGTTTTTTGAAGCAGAGTAA
- a CDS encoding ZIP family metal transporter, which yields MNLKWIISGLIPLVLLIGVLALVLINGAGIEKDPAAPVEVLNIERIKVTYEGFELSVSNTGPETLTISQVIVDDSVWNFSVSPDPTLNRFEDGKITISYPWVMGDPHAIKIITENGIITEGEIAAATLTPEASWSNFLNYGFIGFYVGIVPITLGLLWYPFMKRFKRKWINAILALTVGLLLFLFVGTLADGFEIGAEAPSVYQGNMLVIIGAALTFLLLIGFDQYQQKKQEAKGYSPFKIAFLMATGIGLHNFGEGLAIGSSFALGEAALGTFLIIGFTLHNITEGIGIAAPLLKTKPSIKHFLILGTLAGAPAILGTWFGGFIFSPIWGALFLGIGAGAILQVIYVITKMLVEDHRAYKEPSVSWLNLSGFTIGMLIMYFTAFFVKF from the coding sequence GTGAATTTAAAGTGGATAATTTCGGGTTTGATTCCCTTGGTATTACTTATAGGAGTATTAGCTTTGGTTTTGATAAACGGAGCAGGAATAGAAAAAGATCCTGCTGCTCCTGTTGAAGTTTTAAATATTGAACGGATAAAAGTAACATATGAAGGTTTTGAACTTTCAGTAAGTAATACTGGTCCTGAAACACTGACAATTTCACAGGTAATTGTAGATGATTCTGTTTGGAATTTCAGTGTATCACCTGACCCTACGCTCAATCGCTTTGAAGATGGGAAAATCACCATTTCCTATCCATGGGTAATGGGTGATCCTCATGCTATTAAAATTATCACTGAAAATGGCATTATTACAGAAGGAGAAATTGCTGCAGCAACTCTTACTCCTGAAGCTAGCTGGAGTAACTTTTTAAACTATGGGTTTATCGGTTTTTATGTCGGGATTGTCCCTATTACTCTAGGATTATTATGGTATCCATTTATGAAACGTTTTAAGCGAAAATGGATAAATGCTATTCTTGCACTTACTGTTGGACTCTTATTATTCCTATTTGTTGGAACACTTGCGGACGGATTTGAGATTGGTGCTGAAGCTCCTTCTGTCTATCAAGGTAATATGCTAGTTATTATCGGAGCTGCTCTTACGTTTTTACTTTTAATTGGATTTGACCAGTATCAGCAAAAAAAACAGGAAGCAAAAGGATATTCACCATTTAAAATAGCATTTCTAATGGCTACAGGAATTGGCCTTCATAACTTTGGAGAAGGATTAGCGATAGGTTCTTCCTTTGCCCTTGGGGAAGCTGCATTAGGAACATTTTTAATCATTGGTTTTACCCTACACAATATTACAGAAGGTATTGGAATAGCTGCACCGCTATTAAAAACTAAGCCTAGTATAAAGCATTTCTTAATTCTAGGAACGCTTGCTGGTGCACCTGCCATTCTTGGAACTTGGTTCGGTGGATTCATCTTCTCTCCAATCTGGGGTGCTTTATTCTTAGGAATTGGAGCAGGTGCTATTTTACAAGTAATCTATGTCATAACAAAAATGCTCGTTGAAGATCATCGAGCATATAAGGAACCATCCGTTTCATGGTTAAATCTTTCTGGATTCACAATTGGAATGTTAATCATGTACTTTACTGCATTTTTCGTAAAATTCTAA
- the tatA gene encoding twin-arginine translocase TatA/TatE family subunit yields the protein MFQNIGIPGLILILMIALIIFGPSKLPEIGRAFGSTLREFKKSTKDLIDDSNVDTLDKKEKLDK from the coding sequence ATGTTTCAAAATATCGGAATACCAGGATTGATACTCATTTTAATGATTGCCCTTATTATTTTCGGGCCTTCTAAGTTGCCTGAAATTGGAAGGGCGTTTGGCTCAACATTAAGAGAGTTTAAAAAATCTACTAAAGATCTTATAGATGACTCAAATGTAGATACATTGGATAAGAAAGAAAAACTAGACAAATAA
- the tatC gene encoding twin-arginine translocase subunit TatC produces the protein MEDQNKDLVKHLEELRKRIIITLVIFLLFLVLAFIYVQDIYLVIVQELPFKLALLGPSDILFVYLMIASIVAITATIPVAAYQAWLYVRPALTPKERKVTIAYIPAIFILFLLGISFGYFILVPLVLNFLMSLSNDMFTTFFTTEKYFRFLFHMTLPFGFLFELPLVIMFLTSIGIINPNSLRKNRKYAYFLLIVVSILITPPDFLSDILVIIPLLLLYESSISLSKFIYKRQNKEVSNEI, from the coding sequence TTGGAAGATCAAAATAAGGACTTAGTTAAGCATCTAGAGGAATTACGTAAACGTATTATCATTACTTTAGTTATCTTTTTACTGTTTTTAGTACTCGCTTTTATATACGTTCAAGATATTTATCTTGTGATTGTTCAAGAATTGCCATTTAAATTAGCTCTGTTAGGACCGAGTGATATCTTATTCGTTTATTTAATGATTGCTAGTATTGTTGCCATCACAGCTACTATACCTGTTGCAGCATACCAAGCTTGGCTGTATGTACGTCCAGCATTAACACCAAAAGAGCGCAAAGTAACAATCGCCTATATTCCAGCAATATTTATTTTGTTCCTATTAGGAATTAGTTTTGGTTATTTTATTCTAGTTCCACTTGTACTAAATTTTTTAATGTCACTGTCAAATGACATGTTTACTACTTTCTTTACAACAGAGAAATATTTTCGATTTTTGTTTCATATGACATTACCTTTTGGATTTTTGTTTGAGCTTCCTCTTGTTATTATGTTTTTAACAAGTATAGGAATTATCAATCCGAACAGTTTACGAAAGAATAGAAAATATGCATATTTTTTGTTAATTGTGGTTTCAATTTTAATAACGCCACCAGATTTTCTATCAGATATCCTTGTAATAATACCTTTACTACTTTTATACGAAAGTAGTATAAGCTTATCTAAATTTATATATAAACGGCAAAATAAAGAAGTGAGTAATGAAATATAA
- a CDS encoding pyridoxal-phosphate-dependent aminotransferase family protein, with protein MYKNILRHPGPTPIPKKVQLAMNRDIFSHRSNDFVEFYRETIERVKPIFGTKQDILLLPSGGTAALEAAAVNTVSAGEDVVVVTVGAFGDYFVSICEKYGFHVHKLEKQWGQACTAEELQAFLQPLKNIKAVFVTYNETSTGVINPIAELAQVVRNETDAVLIVDGVSCIGGSLAKMDDWGVDIFVTGSQKAMMLPPGLSLVSVSDRAWKVIEENNAPSYYLNLLSYRSWAEKGMTPNTPAITLIYGLNEVCKLIEEEGGFAETVARHELMKNMVRSAMKALNIGLLTEDEHASPTITAIMAPEGIVLGDFLTHLKQKYHLDFAGGLGHLQGKIFRFGHMGYCFPSDILQAISLMEAALQDFSYEFEPGAGVLAAHKVFLAAHCK; from the coding sequence ATGTATAAAAATATTTTAAGACATCCAGGGCCTACACCTATTCCTAAAAAAGTTCAGCTTGCAATGAATCGAGATATTTTTAGTCATCGGAGCAATGATTTTGTCGAATTTTATCGTGAAACTATTGAGCGAGTAAAGCCAATATTTGGAACGAAACAGGATATTTTACTACTCCCTTCTGGAGGTACAGCAGCACTTGAAGCTGCTGCTGTGAATACTGTTTCAGCGGGCGAAGATGTTGTCGTTGTTACAGTTGGTGCTTTCGGAGACTATTTTGTATCTATTTGTGAAAAATATGGGTTTCATGTTCATAAGCTAGAAAAACAATGGGGACAAGCATGTACAGCTGAGGAGTTACAAGCATTTTTACAACCATTAAAAAATATTAAAGCTGTTTTTGTTACATATAACGAAACATCAACAGGGGTTATTAACCCGATTGCTGAGTTAGCACAAGTAGTTCGAAATGAAACGGACGCGGTATTAATTGTTGATGGGGTGAGCTGTATTGGTGGTTCACTTGCTAAAATGGACGATTGGGGTGTAGATATTTTCGTTACTGGCTCTCAAAAGGCCATGATGTTACCACCTGGGCTTTCTCTTGTCAGTGTCAGTGACCGAGCATGGAAAGTCATTGAAGAAAATAATGCCCCATCCTATTACTTAAATTTGCTTAGCTATCGCAGTTGGGCCGAGAAAGGCATGACGCCGAACACTCCTGCGATTACGCTCATTTACGGTCTAAACGAAGTATGTAAACTAATTGAGGAAGAAGGCGGATTTGCTGAAACGGTCGCTCGTCACGAACTCATGAAAAACATGGTTCGCAGTGCGATGAAAGCACTAAATATCGGCCTTTTAACAGAAGATGAGCACGCTTCACCAACCATTACAGCGATTATGGCACCTGAAGGCATTGTATTGGGAGATTTCTTAACTCATTTAAAGCAAAAGTATCATCTAGATTTTGCTGGAGGACTTGGTCATTTACAAGGAAAAATTTTCAGATTTGGCCATATGGGCTATTGCTTCCCAAGTGACATTTTACAAGCTATCTCTTTAATGGAAGCAGCATTGCAGGACTTTTCTTATGAGTTTGAACCAGGGGCGGGTGTCCTTGCTGCACATAAAGTATTTTTAGCTGCACATTGTAAATAA
- a CDS encoding DUF2089 domain-containing protein — MAYQVITNCPVCSETLKVTKLQCTHCHTTIENEFELSKLASLSKEQLHFVEVFLTSRGNIKEVEKELGISYPTVRGKLTDIISSLGYVQKKETEVDEKKVVSMLENGEITPEEAIKLLKEN; from the coding sequence ATGGCTTATCAAGTAATTACAAATTGTCCTGTTTGCAGTGAAACATTGAAAGTCACAAAATTGCAGTGCACTCATTGTCACACGACAATTGAAAATGAATTTGAATTATCTAAGTTAGCATCCTTATCTAAGGAGCAGCTACATTTTGTTGAAGTATTTTTAACGAGCAGAGGAAATATTAAGGAAGTTGAAAAGGAATTAGGTATTTCGTATCCAACAGTTCGAGGAAAGCTAACAGATATCATTTCATCTCTGGGCTATGTGCAGAAAAAGGAGACTGAAGTTGACGAGAAAAAAGTTGTCTCAATGTTGGAAAATGGCGAAATTACACCCGAAGAAGCAATAAAACTTTTAAAAGAAAATTAA
- a CDS encoding SHOCT-like domain-containing protein, with translation MKEEISKVLTMVQEGKIDADKGSELIRVLQEKENTAIKLHDKTVKYIDKTLKIRVISAENDNVKVNLPLKLVKAVLIAGHSIAASIPQSEKYVKDIDINLIIEAIENELDGQIVDVQSANGDSVSVIIE, from the coding sequence ATGAAAGAAGAAATTTCAAAAGTGTTAACAATGGTTCAAGAAGGAAAGATTGATGCAGATAAAGGATCAGAACTAATTCGAGTATTACAAGAAAAAGAAAATACCGCTATTAAGCTTCATGATAAAACAGTAAAATATATAGATAAAACATTAAAAATTCGTGTTATATCAGCCGAAAATGATAATGTCAAAGTCAATTTGCCCTTAAAGCTAGTTAAAGCAGTATTAATAGCTGGTCACAGCATCGCAGCGAGTATTCCTCAATCCGAAAAATACGTAAAAGATATAGATATCAACCTTATTATTGAAGCTATCGAAAACGAATTAGATGGTCAAATTGTTGATGTTCAATCGGCAAACGGAGATTCCGTTTCAGTTATTATTGAGTAG
- a CDS encoding LysR family transcriptional regulator — protein sequence MELRKMYYFDAIVKYQSFSRAAKALHISQPSLSNAIKSLEREINAPLIERTTKQFRLTEFGQQFYERSNNLIKQYEVMNTELIELAKGEQLEIRLGMIESANHWFSKVMVAYQKLYPNNQIVLIDTLYNQTVRQALLGLHVHGVITNQQIVDIEIKSELLYNEPYVVLIKNDHRFAMKESLTLVDFIEEVLIIGMTEFQTSAQILKAFELENIKPRIQYKIERFEMIKVLVEEGLGIAILPQHYVTQHLSENLLIRPVQSEFLNRNVYLCTMKNRTFPKSILKLFEFIKTMH from the coding sequence ATGGAATTGAGAAAGATGTATTATTTTGATGCGATTGTAAAATATCAAAGTTTTTCAAGGGCTGCAAAAGCGTTGCATATTTCACAGCCTTCACTAAGCAATGCGATAAAATCATTGGAAAGAGAAATCAATGCTCCACTTATCGAACGAACAACGAAGCAATTTAGATTAACGGAATTTGGACAACAATTTTATGAACGATCTAATAATTTAATCAAACAATATGAAGTCATGAATACGGAGCTTATAGAGTTAGCGAAAGGGGAACAGTTAGAAATTCGATTAGGTATGATTGAATCGGCTAATCATTGGTTTTCAAAAGTAATGGTTGCTTATCAAAAATTATATCCAAATAATCAAATTGTCCTCATTGACACACTGTACAACCAAACCGTACGTCAAGCGTTATTAGGCTTACATGTTCATGGAGTAATTACAAACCAACAAATTGTCGATATAGAAATAAAAAGTGAATTATTGTATAACGAGCCGTACGTTGTCTTAATAAAAAACGACCACCGATTTGCTATGAAGGAAAGTTTAACGTTAGTAGACTTTATCGAAGAAGTACTCATAATAGGGATGACAGAATTTCAAACAAGTGCACAAATCTTAAAAGCATTTGAACTAGAGAATATCAAACCGCGTATTCAATATAAAATAGAGCGCTTTGAAATGATCAAAGTATTAGTAGAAGAAGGGTTAGGTATTGCCATCTTGCCGCAGCACTATGTTACACAGCATTTATCAGAAAACCTACTAATACGTCCAGTGCAAAGTGAATTTTTAAATCGCAATGTATACTTATGCACAATGAAAAATCGCACATTCCCAAAGAGTATTTTAAAGCTATTTGAGTTCATCAAGACAATGCACTAA
- the hutG gene encoding formimidoylglutamase, with protein MYKNTDYEVWQGRIDHHTEPAYFRYHQVVQLAETAHQGKIGLVGFVCDEGVRRNNGRVGAKEAPHALRKQLAPLPWRHSIVENTLVDFGDIICEGHALELAQQELGDKVADILKSGKAIVLGGGHETLYGQYLGVRKAVGANASIGLLNIDAHFDLRSYDNQTSSGTMFKQILDEDPDAHYFVCGIQQFGNTTALFNTADQYNVQYFIDEQMDSAVFLSQLNQFMDTHDVLLVTLCMDVLNAAEAPGVSAPSPFGLSALKVRDILRRIAANKKTVSFSICEVNPSLDENHRTAKLGAYFINEVIINSFE; from the coding sequence ATGTATAAAAATACAGACTATGAAGTATGGCAAGGCCGTATTGACCATCATACAGAACCAGCTTATTTTCGTTATCATCAAGTAGTGCAATTAGCAGAGACAGCCCATCAAGGAAAAATTGGTTTAGTTGGCTTTGTTTGCGATGAAGGAGTACGTCGCAACAATGGACGTGTCGGAGCTAAAGAGGCACCTCATGCATTACGCAAACAGTTAGCACCATTACCATGGCGTCATTCAATTGTTGAAAATACACTTGTTGATTTTGGGGATATTATTTGTGAAGGACATGCCTTAGAGCTTGCCCAACAAGAACTTGGCGATAAAGTTGCTGACATTTTAAAAAGCGGTAAGGCCATTGTACTTGGTGGCGGACATGAAACGTTATATGGTCAATATTTAGGAGTACGAAAAGCTGTTGGTGCTAATGCTTCCATTGGTTTACTTAATATTGATGCACATTTTGATTTGCGTTCATACGACAATCAAACTTCATCTGGTACGATGTTTAAACAAATTTTAGATGAGGATCCAGATGCACACTATTTTGTATGTGGCATTCAGCAATTTGGCAATACGACTGCATTATTCAATACAGCCGATCAATACAATGTGCAATACTTCATAGACGAGCAAATGGATTCAGCTGTGTTCCTTTCTCAATTAAATCAGTTTATGGATACGCATGATGTGTTACTGGTAACACTATGTATGGATGTCTTAAATGCCGCTGAAGCACCCGGAGTCAGCGCACCATCACCATTTGGGTTATCTGCATTAAAGGTTCGTGATATTTTACGCCGTATAGCCGCTAACAAAAAAACAGTAAGCTTCAGTATTTGTGAAGTCAATCCTTCACTTGATGAAAATCATCGAACAGCAAAATTAGGTGCTTACTTTATTAATGAAGTTATTATAAATAGTTTTGAGTAA
- the gltS gene encoding sodium/glutamate symporter, which produces MFMPLNQITTLCLAVTLFLIGSFLIKKVGFLNRFCIPAPVVGGLLFAILATTLKGLDIVEITLDTSLQSIFMITFFTTIGLGASFKLVKLGGKLLIIYWIACGFLALMQNVIGVSLAKVMDIHPLIGVMAGAVSMEGGHGAAAAYGETIEGLGVASAVSIGMAAATCGLVAGALVGGPVVQYLIRKFGLKPTSDETEEYVEKAQHPITEKSFMIQVFLITFSMAAGTYVGELFSTLTGFVLPGYVGAMFVAVIVRNLIDRINPELINMKEINLIGDISLGIFLSMALMSIKLWEIADLALPLFIIILAQVIFIVLFAVFVLFRLLGKNYDAAIMVSGFLGHGLGATPNAMANMSAVVSKFGPSRKAFLIVPIVGAFLIDVFGMPIIITTINLFK; this is translated from the coding sequence ATTTTTATGCCATTAAATCAAATTACAACATTATGCCTAGCAGTAACATTATTTTTAATTGGTTCATTTTTAATAAAAAAAGTTGGTTTTTTAAACCGTTTTTGTATACCTGCACCTGTAGTGGGGGGCTTATTATTTGCTATATTAGCAACTACGTTAAAAGGTTTAGACATTGTTGAAATAACATTAGACACTTCTCTACAATCTATCTTCATGATCACATTCTTTACTACAATTGGACTTGGAGCAAGTTTCAAACTAGTTAAGCTAGGTGGGAAACTCCTTATAATTTATTGGATTGCTTGTGGATTCTTAGCATTAATGCAAAATGTCATTGGCGTGTCTTTAGCAAAAGTCATGGATATCCATCCGTTAATCGGTGTTATGGCTGGAGCTGTTTCTATGGAAGGTGGACACGGCGCTGCTGCTGCTTATGGCGAAACAATTGAAGGGTTAGGCGTAGCATCCGCCGTATCAATCGGGATGGCTGCTGCCACATGTGGATTAGTAGCTGGTGCACTTGTTGGTGGTCCAGTTGTCCAATACTTAATTCGCAAATTCGGCTTAAAGCCAACTTCTGATGAAACAGAAGAATATGTTGAAAAAGCACAACATCCGATTACTGAAAAGTCATTTATGATACAAGTTTTCTTAATTACATTCAGTATGGCAGCAGGTACGTATGTAGGTGAATTGTTCTCTACTTTAACAGGATTTGTATTACCTGGTTATGTTGGTGCTATGTTTGTAGCTGTAATTGTTCGTAATCTTATTGACCGTATTAACCCTGAATTAATTAACATGAAAGAAATTAACTTAATCGGTGATATTTCACTTGGTATTTTCTTATCTATGGCACTAATGAGCATTAAATTATGGGAAATTGCAGATTTAGCTTTACCATTATTCATCATTATTTTAGCTCAAGTAATCTTCATTGTTCTTTTCGCCGTATTCGTTCTGTTCCGTTTACTAGGCAAAAACTACGATGCAGCTATTATGGTATCTGGTTTCCTTGGTCACGGTCTTGGTGCTACACCAAATGCAATGGCCAATATGTCAGCAGTCGTTTCAAAGTTCGGTCCATCACGTAAAGCATTCTTAATCGTTCCAATCGTAGGTGCCTTCTTAATCGACGTGTTCGGCATGCCAATTATTATTACTACAATTAACTTGTTTAAGTAG
- a CDS encoding MFS transporter: protein MSQSQKKIHYAWVVLIGLIVMVGAAKGGIMTTGGLFLTSITEDLGIGMGSLTLYFSIASIVTMISLPIAGKLIAKYNIRMLLVVAVILEAGSFAMFGFMNSVWGWYLFAIPMAMGSVIVTQLAGPVLINNWFKKHRGLAMGIMVAAGGLLGAFLQPAAGNLIASEGWRNTYFILGLGVMAVVIPVVLLTIRMTPQQKGLQPYGMDEVKHNETIQVEKTANSGVTVAIAKKSSAFYFLIIFFLFDTSIAAFNQHVAPYAVGLGYDIKFAGNAMGSWSVGVVIGALFFGFLSDKIGVKNTAISAMFTGLVPVGILIIEPENPVMFVIATGLYGFVVASLGTLGPLLTTALFGNKEFSRIYGLAIMGLAVAGIVAIPTYGYMFEITGSYTNVLYAIFIMLIMNVGAILLAFKGKKKLEKAGLWN from the coding sequence ATGAGTCAGTCACAGAAAAAAATCCACTATGCTTGGGTGGTACTAATAGGATTAATTGTAATGGTCGGAGCTGCTAAAGGTGGCATAATGACTACAGGTGGATTATTTTTAACTTCAATTACAGAAGATTTAGGTATTGGTATGGGAAGTTTAACATTGTACTTTAGTATTGCATCAATAGTAACAATGATTTCTCTACCAATTGCAGGTAAGCTGATAGCAAAATATAATATTAGAATGCTTTTAGTAGTAGCTGTTATTTTAGAAGCAGGTTCCTTTGCAATGTTTGGGTTCATGAACTCAGTATGGGGTTGGTATCTGTTTGCTATTCCAATGGCGATGGGGTCGGTAATAGTGACACAATTAGCCGGTCCAGTACTGATTAATAATTGGTTTAAAAAGCACAGAGGGTTGGCCATGGGAATCATGGTTGCAGCTGGTGGTTTACTAGGGGCTTTCTTACAACCTGCAGCAGGAAATTTAATTGCTAGCGAAGGTTGGAGAAATACGTACTTTATTTTAGGACTAGGCGTTATGGCGGTTGTTATACCAGTCGTGTTATTAACGATTAGAATGACTCCTCAACAAAAAGGTTTACAGCCATATGGTATGGATGAAGTTAAACATAATGAAACGATTCAAGTTGAAAAAACAGCAAATAGTGGCGTTACAGTTGCGATAGCGAAAAAGTCGAGTGCATTTTATTTTTTAATTATTTTTTTCTTATTTGATACGTCAATAGCTGCCTTTAATCAACATGTTGCGCCATACGCTGTGGGTTTGGGCTATGATATCAAGTTTGCAGGTAATGCGATGGGCTCTTGGTCGGTTGGTGTTGTAATTGGGGCGCTGTTCTTCGGCTTTCTCAGTGATAAAATAGGAGTAAAGAATACAGCGATTTCCGCTATGTTTACAGGGCTAGTTCCAGTAGGAATTCTTATAATAGAACCTGAAAATCCAGTGATGTTTGTAATTGCTACGGGTTTATATGGATTTGTAGTAGCATCTCTTGGAACATTAGGGCCTCTTTTAACAACAGCTCTATTTGGTAATAAAGAGTTCAGCCGAATCTATGGTCTTGCGATTATGGGATTAGCAGTTGCAGGTATTGTTGCTATACCAACATACGGTTATATGTTTGAAATAACAGGCAGTTACACAAATGTTTTATATGCTATTTTTATAATGTTAATCATGAATGTTGGAGCTATTCTTTTAGCGTTTAAGGGTAAAAAGAAATTAGAAAAAGCAGGATTGTGGAATTAA